In the genome of Arachis stenosperma cultivar V10309 chromosome 2, arast.V10309.gnm1.PFL2, whole genome shotgun sequence, the window ACTCACCCTCCCCATCATGGAAGTCTACCAACAAATAGCGGAGAAAGGAATTCTCCCGAAGCCCCGACCACTCAAGGACCGCACAAGCGGAAACAAGAACCTTTATTGTGATTACCATAAGGGATATGGCCATCAAACACAGGACTGCTTCGACCTGAAGGATGCATTAGAACAGGCaataagggaaggaaagctggcagcgtTCTCCCATCTCATCAGGGAGCCGAGAAGACGTTATCGCGACCAGGATGAGGAAGGCAAGACGCGCTCGGCCAAGCGGCGACAAGAGCCCGAAGACAGAGACCACGGCCTCACGGTGATAAACGTGGTAACGGCGAAAAACACTGCACCAAAATCCCGGTCGGCACATAAGAAAGACGCCAAGGTTCTGGCGATCTCATCTTCACCAGTACAGAGTACCAAAAAACCTCCGTCCATTTCTTTCGGCCCAGAAGATCAATGGTTCAGTGACGCCCCGGAAAACCCTCCCATGGTCATAacggccagagtgggaaccggcctcgtcaaacggATCCTTGTCGACACTGGGGCCGATTCGAACATCATGTTCCGAAACGTGTTCGACGCACTGGGGCTGAAGGATGCCGACCTGACTACCCACCAGCACGGGGTTATCGGGTtaggcgaccacttcatcaaaccaGACGGAGTCATTTCCCTACCAATCTCGGTGGGACAGGTGCAAGGCCGAAGGTCGGCGATGGCCGAGTTCGTAATCCTCCGAGATTCCACGgcctacaacatcatcttgggaagaaaaaCAATCAATGATTTTGAAGCTATAATCAATACCAAGCTGCTGGTTATGAAGTTTGTCACCGATGATGGGTCCATAGGGACCATAAGAGGAGACCTCGAGACGGCGGTCGCCtgtgacaacgccagcctttccctcagaaagaagtccaaagaagcatcCGGCGTATTCCTAGCCGACCTTGATGCCAGAGTAGAGGACAAGCCGAGGCCGGAACCAGAAGGGGACCTGGAGAAATTTAGCATCGGTGACGAAGGGGAGAGGTTCACATTCGTTAACAAGAACCTCCCACATGAGCTGAAGGAGCCTTTGATTGAAATGATAAGGGCCAACAGGGACTTGTTCGCATGGACaccagccgacatgccgggcatagatccACAAATCATCTCTCATCACCTAGCCGTCAAGCCAGAAGCCCGCCCAGTTGCTCAACGGAGAAGAAAGATGTCGGCGGAAAGGGCAGAGGAGGTAGCCAAGCAAACGGCcggcctcctagaagcaggcttTATACGAGAAGTGGATTACACGACGTGGCTCTCAAACGTGGTGCTGGTGAAAAAGCACAATGGCAggtggagaatgtgcgtggactactctgaccttaacaaagcatgccccaaagattgCTTCCCTCTCCCCAATATAGATGCACTCGTCGACGCTGCGGCGGGGTACCGGTATCTGagcttcatggacgcctactccggttacaatcagataccgatgcaccgaccagacgaagacaaaacggcgttcataacgccaggaggaactttctgctacaaggtaatgccgtttggcttgaaaaatgcaggggcgacatatcaaaggctgatgaacaggaTATTCCACGACCTCATAGGGAAAACGGTCGAAGTttacgtggacgacatcctgGCAAAAACGACACGACCTGACGACCTCCTAAACGACCTGGCAAGTGTGTTTGCGTCCCTCCGTCAACATGGTATGAGGCTGAACCCcctcaagtgcgccttcgccatggaagccggcaagttcctaggatttatgataactcagagagggtagaagccaacccggagaaatgccagGCAATACTTCAGATGAAGAGCCCGGGCTGTGTCAAGGACGTCCAGAGGTTGGCAGGGCGATTGACATCACTTTCCCGGTTTCTCGGGGCCTCGGCGACAAATGCCCTGCCATTCTtcaacctcatgaagaaagggatggcgtttgagtggacacccgcgtgcgaagaagcctttcaacacttcaaggaaatcctaGCGGCACCTCCCGTTCTCGGGAAGCCAAGGGACGGGGAACCACTGTACCTATACCTCGCTATAACAAGCGAAGCCCTGGCCGCAGTACTAGTGCGGGAGGACGGGAGGACCCAACAACCAGTCTACTTCATAAGCAGGGCCCTATAAGGAGCAGAGTTAAGATAtagcaagttggaaaagctagccCTAGCACTCCTAACTTCCTCGAGAAGGTTAAAACAGTACTTCCAGAGTCACCAAGTGGTCGTCAGAACGGACCAAGGGATCCGACAAGTTCTCCAAAAACCCGACCtggcgggaagaatgatgaattggtccatcgaactctctcaatatgacatacggtatgagccccggcaagccatcaaggcgcaGGCGATGGCGGATTTTTTGGTTGAAGTAACGGGAGACCCAGGCGAAGACATGggtacacggtggaagctccatgtggacggagcctccaaccagacctTCGGAGGAGCCGGGATCATCCTAGAAAGTCCAAACGGGGTCGTATACGAACAATCGGTCAGATTCGAGTTCCCcatctcgaacaaccaagcagaatacgaagccctcataGGAGGCTTGACCCTAGCAACAGAGGTCGGCGCAAAAAGGCTGGAAGTATGCAGCGATTCCCAAGTCGTCACTTCCCAGGTAAACGGCAGCTATCAAGCCAAGGACCCCTTGTTacagaagtacttggaaaaggtcaaaagcttgagccaaaagttcgacgaggtcacggtccagcatgtacccagagaaaggaacacacgagcagacctcctatcaaaactagccagcacgaAGCCAGGGGAGGGAAAccggtctctcatccaaggcatgACAAGGGAACCTGCAATTGCACTACACATAACAACCCTAAGCCCTtcatggctagaccccatcaccaATTACCTAGAACACGGCCAAGTCCCTGGTGACGAAAAGGATGCGGTGAAATTAAGGAGAGAGGCGGCCAAATACGCCGTCATCCAAGGACAGCTGTTCAGAAAAGGGCTCAGCCAGCCCCTACTGAAGTGCCTACACCCGACCAAACGGACtacgtcctcagggaagtccaCGAGGGCTGCTGTGGGCACCACATCGGAGGAAAAGCCCTAGCAAGGAAGTTGATCCGAGCTGGGTACTACTGGCCGTCGATGATGGCAGATTCCAAAGAGTTTGTCAAAAAGTGCATAAAGTGCCAACAGAACGCCAACTTGCCAAGGCACCGGCAAACGAGTTGAGCTTGCTGACGACCTCCCGGCCATTCGCTCAATGGGGAATCGACCTCTTAGGGCCCTTCCCTGTCGGCCCTGGGCAGGTCAAATATCTCATAGTGGCAATTGATTACTAtaccaaatggatagaagccgaaccattggctagcatatcctcagccaattgcagaaaattcatgtggaggcaggtgataacaCGGTTCGGGATACCAGAagtcgtcatctcggacaacggcACACAATTTgctgacaaaaagttcacagAATTTCTCAACGGCCTAGGTATAAGGCAAAGGTTCTCTTCAGTAGAACACCCTCGGACGAACGGACAAGTGGAGTCCGCCAACAAGGTTATCCTTTCAGGGCTAAAAAAGAGGTTGGACAACAAAaagggtgcttgggccgacgagctGGCATCGGTCCTCTGGTCTTATCGAACAACCGAGCAATCCTCCACCAAGGAAACCCCTTTCCGACTAACGTACGGGGTGGATGCAGTAatacccgtggagatcggtgaACCAAGCCCGCGATTGCTCTTGAAAGGAGTAGAGGAGACTGTAGAAAAGGACCTGATAGAGGAAGCCCGAGAAATGGCCCACTTGACAAAAACGGCGCTAAAACAAAGAGTGGCGCTCCGCTACAACACTAAAGTGCTCAAGAGGGAATTCGGGGCAAACGACCTCGTCCTGAGGCGAAATGATATCGGCCTGCCGACCCCAGGAGAAGGCAAGCTAGCGGCCAACTGGGAAGGCCCATATAGAATCAAGAAAGTGATGGGAAAAGGGGCCTTTAAGTTAGAAAGGCTCGATGGCAAGGAGGTCCCGAGAACATGGAACGCGGACAACCTTagaagattctactcctagaGGACGCAGCAACCTGCCGGCTAATCTAGCTAAGTAGTTAATTCGCCATTTGAATTTCATAGTAACTTTCAAGTCTTTTATGTGGATACCGAATAAGATACACTTGTGCAAATTCTCCATTCTATTTTACCTCCGTTTTTCAGATAAATCATCTTGTCGTGACTAGCAACGACACCTaacccgggactgatcaccccgggaggtCATCAACTACCGTTGCAACGAGCAACTACGCGAGAGCCCACGGGCCGCCGATATAAAACAACTATAAAGCAAAAACGGTTACTAAAAACGATAACAATCGGACAAGTAAGATAAACTTCATCGCGACAACACGAGCAAGCGACCAAAGAGTCATTGTTCACAAGCCAAAATTAAAACGGCTAAGATTAAACTGTTCGTATAAGCCAGAACGGCTAAAAAACAACTGCCTACAAGCCAAAACAAAACGGCTAAACAAAAACAAAGAGTTCATTTCTTCGGAATATCAACAACCTGGCCATCCTTGATAATCTTAAAAACGCCAATTGCCGACGTGTCGAACTCAGGGGCAACAATTTTAATTTGAGCCTTCAAGGCTTCCTCGGTGCCCAAAATCGCGCCTTTACCCTGTTTGACGACGTCTTTGTACTTGGCCTTCCATGTTGCCAGTTCGGCCTCCACGACCTGCTTCTCCTTCTCGACCTCGGCCGTACGCTTCTGCGCCTCGCCGACCTGTTTCTCCAGAGCCATCTCACGCTCGACCAGACGTTCTATCGTCGCGTCCGACTCTTTCTGTTTCTTCTCGGCAGCTGTTAACTTTTGTTCGGCGGAGGTAGCTTTCTGCTCGGCGGTGGTGGCTTTCTTCTCGGCAGCATCCAACTTCTCCGAAGTTTGAGTCAACTGCTCCCGGAGAGTTTCCacttcacttttcaattcattGTTGGCCTTCCCAGCGGAGTCCAACTTCCGACGGAGAGACTCCATCCCGGATAGCTCAAACTCGGCCTTCCGGGCTATCACGGCGCCCCGCAGAAGAGTTCGGTACATCCACCTTGCCTGCCCGGCAAGGGAAGACTCATGGAAGTACTCCTCAGTGCCAGGAATGAGTTGGGTATCTATGAAGTTGCTGGCATCGAAATTCCTTTCCATGACGGTAAGGACACCCTCAGGACTAGATGACGCCGTGGAtgtcttctttctctttctcttcaggCTAGAGACCTCCACcacctcctcctcatcatccggATTGGGCACCGAACCCCCAGTCCCGACAACCTCACGGATAGGAGAAACACGGACCGCCTTGCCACCTTCAACCGAGGCGCCCTGAGCCGAGGTCCCGATCCGTCGGTTGCGGCCTTCTGTTCGGGAACATCCTGGCCCTCCGGGGGAGCATCAGGCCCCTCGGAAGCAGGCTGCTCGTCACCTTCCTCGTCGTCGCCGCCGGCAAGAAAGGTTTGAAACAAATCGGCAAGGCCCGTCACCGACGCAGACATATCCACtgcaagaaaacaaagaaggtCGGTTAATCGTCACATAATAtcaacaaaagggaaaaaagataaagggaaaagtaaaaagcttctCACAAATATAGTTACGGCCGGACTCCCGGTCACCCATAAGGAGATGGGGATTTACCGGGTTCTTCCCAAAAACCGCGTTTAGCACCTCGGCAATCTGCTGATCTACTGCCGACATGTTTTTATAAACCACTTTAATAAAACTATTGGACCCTGCCCCGAAGCTCCAATAAGTCGGGATGAGCCGTACCCCCTCCAAGGACAACCAAAAGGGGTGACGACCTTTGGCAGGGCGGACCTTAAAATACTTGTCCTTAAACCCATGGTAGGAATCTTCAAACAAACCAAAGATCTTCCGACCCTGGGCAGCACGGAAGGACATGAATCCTTTTCTATGTTTTCCCTCCTTGGAAGGGTTTGTGAGgttaaagaagaagaggaagacatccacggacaccggcagttcgagatattcacagaccatctcgaaacagcggatcgaagcccaactgttcggatgcaactgcgacggtGACACGGAAATTCAGTTTAAGAGCGCCATTTGAAAGGCTGAGAAAGGAATGCGAACTCCGACTTGAGTGAACATGGCtttgtagaaccaaatccagtcggcgACCTGGCGGGGTTGGAAGTTGATTTCGTACAATCGCTCATGGGGAGCCGGGACGAAAACGTCGTAATTGACCTCCTCGTCGGTCCCGCCACACAGATACCcggcttgtcggaactcggtgagctcctcctcaCCCATTTGATTGGGTGAATCCCTTACATCAGAGACGACCCAAGCATACTGGTCGTACGCTGCAGGGTTGACGGATGCCCGGGAGAccgtgcgagccatacctacatgggggTACCATCCAGTTAGTCTAAGAGATCGGTTGCTCAAGCCGAACACACACACCACCCTCACGACTTCCCGACTAAGGCCAAACAAGACTAAAATGGCTAAAAGAGCGAGAAAAAACCTACCCTGGAATGGTACTTTTCCCCCTAACACGTCTACTCGCAACTAAGAGACCGCACGATAACTTCAAAGAACCAAACAACAAGCACACAGAAATAATGCACAAAAAGGGGATGATCCAAAAGTTACCTGAATTAATGAAAGGAAGATGAAGTTGATTCTGGGAAAATGGAAGAAACACGAACGGAGGCACCACAGCAAAGCCTTGTAGCaaggaggaagaagggagaatagGGAGTGCGAAAAAAGTGCATAAAGTGCAGAAATACCAAAACCACTCGTTTAAAAACTGCCTCCAGAGCGCGAAACGCCTGGGGGCAAAAAGGTCTTTTCAAACGGGGTTTTTtaccccattatgagcattcaatGCTCGGCGCAGGAAACGAAGCGATGAAACGGTTGTTTGAGCAACCAAGAGACGCGCCTTGGGGGCACGTCCTCCCCACGAGCGACCGACCAAACGAGATGCGAAGACGACGCGCCATTGGTAGCTCCCACGACTAccattggcgcgtgggggcactgttacggcccgGCCCAGAATCAGCTTTGGGCCGACCCGACCCATGTCCtacccgacccggacacgcgccctccaaccgacccggacacgcgtcctgtacggtCGGCACGCGGCTGCAGGACAATGTCCTTGGGGGTATGGGCCTGTCCTCTcaaggggcccactactgacatgtatataaggggaagattggctcttcccccgaggtatGTCACATTCTCTCACCCCATTATTCTGCCCGCCTGCACattactgacttgagcgtcggagtgtctttgcaggtggctcCCCCCTCGTCCGTTCACCAGCCCAAGTGCTCGTTAGCTCGGCAGACCCACAATCAGTGCGACCAGGACTAAGACATCCTCACCTATCCACCTTTGCATCTTCTGTTCACCCGACCTGTTCGGAAGCCGACGAACgaacatatataaatattatttatatatcaaaatcaattactgtatattattatataaatacatgtattatttaacttaattttaatatgtattttatattttaataagtattttatattagtgactgattttagtgtatatttaatataattggtttatatattttttaagtattattaatttttttttgtaaatgtATGTTCATGATTAAAACTTTATCTAAAATGTACACAAAAATAACTATaactatataatatataatcaatttttttctcatTGATATTGCTcctaaataatataaaaaacatcattgttcaaataaaaaatttaaatattacaCTTTATATTTTAATCTACAACCAACGTTTTATTAGAACTAAATCTTAATTTATTATCTCAAAACAATATTATTTTCTGAATTGtcaaaacaacaaaattatacatacatatattaaaaatcaattactaattaatatttatataaaatatatactaaataGTAATGCTAGTATGCTACATCACCAagtcattttaataattaagtttaattaaGTTGATTTAATCATTTATTAACacaataaaaattagttaaaaaaaacaCATAAGAAGACATAAAAACTTGGGttagatttgattaaaaaaacaatttattcatttaatatttttctatgctAAAAATGtgtcaaaaaataattttataacattatttatataataagaCAAATAGAAAAAAAACTCATTTGAAATTATAGATATTATctgattaaaaataattcaacGAAGGGAATATGATAACTCATAATGATCAgaatttcctcttcagagtttgACATATTTACAATTTTACGTACATTCAATACAGAATCCAAGCAATAATACCTATATGGTTAATGGTTAATTGCCTAATGAATAAGGCAACATAAATAAAGTAGCGACCATTTTTCACTCATcatcttttctctttttaatcttatgtttattttactttattttttttaatatgcgGAACAGCGCAAGGAGTTGAGTTCCCTCCACATCTATCCGAAACAAAATTCCCTCCTTCCTTCCTTTCATTCCCTCGTTTTCTGCTCTTACGCGCCCCTTCGCCTAACTTCCTCTGTTCTCTCTCTCTAAACCTCAacactttctctctctaaaacccTAAAACTTCCTTTTCTTCCATTTTCCCGCCAAATTCTCATTCCCACTCTCCGAAACTTCGATcgcctcttttctcttttcctcttgGCCGCTCTATGTCCGGCGGCGCTGGACCTCCGCCGCAGCATACCAAGCCGGATGATTCCGGCGTCCCTATCCGGCCGCCGTTAAAGCGCCACCTCGCATTTGCGTCGATGAAGCCGTCGTTCGCTCAGCCGGATGAGTACCATAGCTTCTCCTCCGCCTCCGGTGCTCCTGACTCCGGCAGGAAACTCGCCGCCGATCAACAGGCTGAAGTCGTTGTTGTTAGATCTCCGGTGAGTCCTTCTTCGCTCTCACGCTCTCACTGTTCCTGCGGTTCATTTCatgaaaatgaatttttatttggttcctgttccttttctttttgtttatttactCTGAAATTTGCTGGATTTGGCTGCATAAGTGCATATgcttttgattttgatttacTATTGAAGTggtgaaattttaatttaattatatactCAATTTGTTCTTTGTAtcatgagagagagagagagagaggagcaTGTTCAAATAAACTTATAATATAAagtaaataaagataaaaagtatagactattactCTTGCTTGATTGGTTGCATAATTATAACTATATTTCTCTGTTCATCTTGCTGGTGGTTCCAGCACATTAAGAGGAAGGGTGGAATGACTAATATTGAAGGAGACTCGCAAAAGCTTAGTAATGTTCCTGGATCAGCAAACGCAGCAAGTAGTCCTTTCAAAACTCCAGTGTCGTCCAAAGGGGGAAGGACGCATGCTAAGTCAAAGGTTTCCAAAGAAGGAATGCAATGCCCTCAGACTCCCATCTCCAATTCTGGTGAGGAAGTTTTAATGTTGAAGACTTGAAGTATTGAACCAAGTTCCCTGATTATTTCAGAATCTTTTAGTTAGTTCTTGGATGCAACTGGAGATCCATTTCTTAGTTGCAGTGTAATATAGTAAATTTCATTAGACAGTTTCTGATGATGTGCAGGTTCCCCATCTCCTCTTACTCCTGCTGGAAGCTGTCGCTATGACAACTCCTTAGGTAATATTACATGCACTCTTTGGATTCCTGTCTTCTTTTATGATAAGGCTATTTTGAGATATTttcaagagaaaagaataaCTAAATTGTATTCGAACTTCACAGGTATGTTGACAAAAAAGTTTGTCAATTTGGTAAAGCATTCAGAAGATGGTAATCTTGACCTAAATCAAGCAGCAGAAACTTTGGAGGTCCTTCTAACTTAAAATTACTGTCATTGTAATTTACAGTATTTATTCTCTCTTACCACATCTCAATGTAAAATTTTGTCCTTTTGGTTTAGGTGAAAAAGAGGAGGATATATGACATAACTAATGTTTTGGAAGGCATTGGTCTCATTGAAAAGAAGCTCAAGAACAGAATACATTGGAAGTAATATGTGATGGATTTAGtagttctttattcttctatgGGATATCTAGCTCCTCTTATGTGTAATGTAGCATTTAAgatcaaaataattataagtCTTACAATCTAACCTTGTTGAATGTAGGGGAACAGAATCTTCTTCCGGTGACGTGGATGGTGATATCTTGATGCTTAAGGTAAGTGGTATAGGTGTTGTTTTCTTGTGAGATATCAGTTGATACTCCAGGAACTGTTTGTTAGAGAATTATCACTGTCATTAGCATGGTCATGTATCTTTCTTTCCATCCATGATGTCAACAGATGCACTTATGTTTACTGGTCGTAGACCTTATCATGATTCATGAGATAAAAATAGGATTAGGTTTACTTATTAGCATCTATATGCATATTGCTAATTATGCTGTCAACCTCCTGGCTTTGTCTTGCAGGAAGAAGTTGAGAAACTCTCCTTGGAAGAGCATAGATTAGATGACCGAATAAGGTCTGCATTAGGAAAAGCACAAAAATTGCTACTTAGCATTGTTGGCTTAAGCTGAATATCTTATCCTTCTAAACTGTTGGCAGGGAAATGCAAGAAAGGCTTAGGAGTTTGAGTGAAGATGAAAATAAGCAGAAGTAATTTCTTCCTCATTTAATTATTAGATTCATTTTCCAGCCTACCTTCATTAGGGAAAAATAAACTGTTATCACTCATTGATGACCTTTTACACATTCTGAATCAATTTTTTAGGTTCCTTTTTGTGACTGAAGAAGATATTAAGGCCGTACCTTGCTTCCAGGTGAGGTTCTGTGTTGCACTCCCCCCTTCTAATTTTCACTATGAACATTGCTGTGTTCTTTTTGTGCTGATTACTATTGAGCTTTACTTTCTATTAAAACCAGTGACTTCTAACGTGCAG includes:
- the LOC130963623 gene encoding uncharacterized protein LOC130963623, which produces MGATPFHRSILEVRLPKHFDKPTDMRYDGTQDPLEHLTAFEARMNLEGVGDEVRCRAFPVTLAGPAIRWFNGLPQGSIYSFSDISRAFLAQFTTRIAKAKHPINLLGVTQRQGEPTRRYLDRFNDECLEIDGLTDSVASLCLTNGLLNENFRKHLTTKPVWTMHEIQTVAKEYINDEEVSRVVAANKRQSGYSQARQTGDGERAREKTREEASNKAPRPFPRVGKFTNYTPLTLPIMEVYQQIAEKGILPKPRPLKDRTSGNKNLYCDYHKGYGHQTQDCFDLKDALEQAIREGKLAAFSHLIREPRRRYRDQDEEGKTRSAKRRQEPEDRDHGLTVINVVTAKNTAPKSRSAHKKDAKVLAISSSPVQSTKKPPSISFGPEDQWFSDAPENPPMVITARVGTGLVKRILVDTGADSNIMFRNVFDALGLKDADLTTHQHGVIGLGDHFIKPDGVISLPISVGQVQGRRSAMAEFVILRDSTAYNIILGRKTINDFEAIINTKLLVMKFVTDDGSIGTIRGDLETAVACDNASLSLRKKSKEASGVFLADLDARVEDKPRPEPEGDLEKFSIGDEGERFTFVNKNLPHELKEPLIEMIRANRDLFAWTPADMPGIDPQIISHHLAVKPEARPVAQRRRKMSAERAEEVAKQTAGLLEAGFIREVDYTTWLSNVVLMHSSTLRRGTGI
- the LOC130960476 gene encoding transcription factor E2FA-like — encoded protein: MSGGAGPPPQHTKPDDSGVPIRPPLKRHLAFASMKPSFAQPDEYHSFSSASGAPDSGRKLAADQQAEVVVVRSPHIKRKGGMTNIEGDSQKLSNVPGSANAASSPFKTPVSSKGGRTHAKSKVSKEGMQCPQTPISNSGSPSPLTPAGSCRYDNSLGMLTKKFVNLVKHSEDGNLDLNQAAETLEVKKRRIYDITNVLEGIGLIEKKLKNRIHWKGTESSSGDVDGDILMLKEEVEKLSLEEHRLDDRIREMQERLRSLSEDENKQKFLFVTEEDIKAVPCFQNETLIAIKAPHGTTLEVPDPEEAVDYLQRRYRIILRSTMGPIDVYLISQFEERFEEINGPEPPVSLPLPSSSGSNEPPVAETVPAECSAKGLEPQPQIPSHTYSDLNTSQDFGGGMMKIVPSDADNDADYWLLSDADISITDMWRTDSSVDWNGVDMLHPDFGNIPRPQTPSSGIAETPSTVTNPNQR